A stretch of Chryseobacterium viscerum DNA encodes these proteins:
- the hemC gene encoding hydroxymethylbilane synthase produces the protein MKSIRIGTRNSALALWQAREVARHLQNNNYLTEIVPIVSSGDKNLNQPLYSLGITGVFTRDLDIALLNDEIDIAVHSLKDVPTQLPQNIEMIAYLERDYPQDILIRKESARNKEFHELKLATSSLRRRAFWLRNYPTTDFSDIRGNIQTRLQKLEDGNFDATILSLAGIKRMKMEIDYEMLPLMISAPSQGVISVAGHTDKPEINEIVRQINHNPTQICVEIERNFLSTLEGGCTAPIGAFAEIIGDQIRFKAALCSLDGKNCIAVDENFVYTPTENFGEKFAKVVLENGGKELMAEIKSQI, from the coding sequence ATGAAAAGCATTAGAATCGGAACGAGAAATTCCGCACTTGCACTTTGGCAGGCAAGAGAGGTTGCAAGGCACCTTCAAAACAACAATTATTTAACGGAGATTGTTCCTATCGTTTCTTCTGGCGATAAGAATCTCAATCAACCTTTATATTCTTTAGGAATCACCGGGGTTTTCACAAGAGACCTTGATATTGCCTTATTGAATGACGAAATTGATATTGCTGTACATTCTTTAAAAGACGTTCCTACTCAATTGCCTCAAAACATTGAGATGATCGCTTATCTTGAAAGAGATTACCCGCAGGACATCCTGATCAGAAAAGAATCTGCAAGGAATAAAGAATTCCATGAGCTTAAACTGGCTACCAGCAGCTTAAGAAGAAGAGCTTTCTGGCTGAGAAATTATCCGACTACTGATTTTTCGGATATCCGTGGAAATATTCAAACCAGACTTCAAAAACTGGAAGACGGAAATTTTGATGCGACCATTCTATCTTTGGCCGGAATCAAAAGAATGAAAATGGAAATCGATTACGAAATGCTTCCATTAATGATTTCTGCTCCATCACAAGGAGTAATTTCCGTAGCAGGACATACTGACAAACCTGAAATCAACGAGATTGTACGTCAGATCAACCACAATCCAACCCAAATCTGTGTAGAAATTGAAAGAAATTTCTTAAGTACTTTGGAAGGAGGCTGCACTGCCCCTATCGGAGCTTTTGCAGAAATCATCGGGGATCAGATCCGCTTCAAGGCAGCACTTTGTTCTTTGGATGGAAAAAACTGCATTGCTGTGGATGAAAACTTTGTATATACTCCGACAGAAAATTTTGGAGAAAAGTTTGCAAAAGTTGTTCTTGAAAACGGAGGAAAAGAATTAATGGCAGAAATCAAAAGCCAGATCTGA
- the hemA gene encoding glutamyl-tRNA reductase, which produces MLQYSNIHRTSNFAVLSISYEKADVETRGKFAFFDENIKNFVSRVHQEDLGDAFVVSTCNRTEIYTTSPNYLLVAEEYCKTIGVHLTDFLQFANILTKEEALIHLFRVAAGLESQIIGDFEIIGQIKKAYSRFKKERQNSNPYLERAINAAIQISKRIKNETGISNGAASVSYAAVHYILNSQKRIAEKNILLLGVGEIGQNTVENLVKHVFQPKIKIANRTQEKAEKISQKYNIPHVDYSDFDKELKNTDILIVATGAKHPIVNQSHFPNGKETLVIDLSIPHNVEKNVTENENVTLIDVDELSKQIQETIQQREREIPKAEKIIKELMKDFIEWEKKRKLAPNIHHFKAVLKNMERNEMHNFYKKNKYINITDMELSDKMIQKITNRFAKYIIDNPLKAEEISKLMHEILVEQPNNEFNEKH; this is translated from the coding sequence AATTTTGCCGTGCTTTCTATAAGTTACGAGAAAGCCGACGTAGAAACGAGAGGAAAGTTTGCATTCTTTGATGAAAACATCAAAAACTTTGTTTCCAGAGTCCACCAGGAAGATCTTGGAGATGCATTTGTGGTTTCCACCTGTAACAGGACCGAAATTTATACTACTTCTCCCAATTACCTTTTAGTTGCTGAAGAATATTGCAAAACCATTGGAGTACATCTTACGGATTTTCTTCAGTTTGCCAATATTCTCACCAAGGAAGAAGCTCTGATCCATCTTTTCAGAGTTGCAGCGGGACTTGAAAGTCAGATTATCGGAGATTTTGAAATTATCGGACAGATCAAAAAAGCATACAGCCGTTTCAAAAAAGAGAGACAAAATTCTAATCCTTATCTTGAAAGAGCTATCAATGCAGCTATTCAAATCTCGAAAAGAATAAAAAACGAAACCGGCATCTCCAATGGTGCAGCTTCTGTTTCCTATGCAGCGGTTCATTATATTTTAAACAGCCAGAAAAGAATTGCCGAAAAGAACATTCTTCTTTTGGGAGTAGGTGAGATTGGACAGAACACTGTTGAAAATCTTGTAAAGCACGTCTTTCAGCCGAAAATTAAAATTGCCAACAGAACTCAGGAGAAAGCTGAAAAGATTTCCCAGAAATATAATATTCCTCATGTTGATTATTCTGATTTTGACAAGGAATTAAAAAACACCGATATTCTTATTGTGGCAACAGGAGCCAAACATCCTATTGTCAACCAGTCTCATTTCCCGAACGGAAAAGAAACACTGGTCATTGATCTTTCTATTCCGCATAACGTCGAAAAGAATGTTACCGAAAATGAGAACGTAACATTGATTGATGTAGATGAGCTTTCAAAACAGATCCAGGAAACGATTCAACAGCGTGAAAGAGAAATCCCGAAAGCTGAAAAAATCATCAAGGAACTGATGAAAGACTTTATTGAATGGGAGAAAAAGAGAAAGCTTGCACCGAATATCCACCATTTCAAAGCCGTTTTAAAGAACATGGAACGCAATGAAATGCATAATTTTTATAAAAAAAATAAATACATAAACATCACGGACATGGAACTTTCTGATAAAATGATCCAGAAAATCACCAACCGTTTTGCAAAATATATCATCGATAACCCTTTAAAAGCCGAAGAAATTAGTAAATTAATGCACGAAATATTAGTTGAACAACCAAACAACGAATTCAATGAAAAGCATTAG